Proteins from a single region of Carassius gibelio isolate Cgi1373 ecotype wild population from Czech Republic chromosome B15, carGib1.2-hapl.c, whole genome shotgun sequence:
- the LOC127972733 gene encoding uncharacterized protein LOC127972733 → MALQRTLSRTEDLSLSPGSGERSSNSSEHPSVYLLDITLRPTARPSGRFKRSHGYQPPLFPWSGEVSEVPAVDHWFQESERVWDSAHVHLQRAVRRHTETANRRRSPNPVYLPGDKVWLSTRDIRLRLPCKKLSPRYIGPFTIHSQINPVTYRLDLPPHYRISPTFHVSLLKRHTDPVSPSSTEPEPPPPPDQPEILGDNIYQVQEILDSRRRNGHLEYLIDWEGFGPEERLWIPRNDILDPALLEDFHRQHPDRPAPRGRGRPRRRSRMPGVTRGAGGSVTPSARSLSPSHHCQSPSTQSPMHRSREPSPEY, encoded by the exons atggcactccagaggacattgtctcggacagaggacctcagtttgtctccagggtctggcgagcgttcttccaactcctcggaacatccgtcagtttatcttctggatatcaccctcagaccaacggccagaccgagcggaagattcaagagatctcacg gctatcaaccaccgctgtttccctggtcaggagaagtctctgaagtgcccgcggtagatcactggttccaggagagcgagagggtgtgggactcagctcacgtccatctccagcgggcagttcggagacatacagagaccgctaaccgacgcagatcgcctaatcccgtctatctacctggagacaaggtttggctctccactcgggatatccgcctccgactgccctgcaaaaagctgagtccccgctacatagggccgttcaccatccattctcagataaatcccgtcacctaccgcctggacctaccaccacactaccggatctcacccacgtttcacgtctcactgctaaaacgtcacactgatccagtttctccttcctccacagaaccagaaccgcctccccctccagaccaacccgaaatcctcggagacaacatctaccaggtccaagagatcctcgactcccggcggcggaacggccacctggaatacctcatagattgggaggggttcggtcccgaGGAGAGGTTGTGGAtaccacgcaatgacatcctggatccggctctcctcgaagatttccaccgacaacacccggaccgcccggctcccagaggtcgtggtcgtccccgtcgccgctctaggatgcctggagtcacccgtggggcggggggtagtgtcacaccctcagctcgttcccttagccccagtcaccattgccagtcaccatccactcaatctcccatgcaccgctcacgtgaaccgtcacctgaatactga